The nucleotide window ACAAAGATTCCGATGGACAATTGCTGTTTGGAACTACGATGCCCGATGCACTGAGGAGAAAAGGTGGTCCACCACTCCACATCCACAAACATCAGGAAGAGGTATTTTTTGTTTTGTCTGGTGAATTTTTGATTCAAATTGGTGATGAGATTTTCACTGCAAAGACCGGCGATGCCGCCTTCATTCCGAGAGGAACACCGCACACATTTGCAAATCCAATAGAGAATAATCCGGGCACCTTGATTTCGATGCACTTTCCTGGGAGCAATGAGATGGAATCCTATTTCAAAACCATCGCTTCGGGAAAATTCCCAGAGGAATCTGAAGCCAATCAAACCGATGTTGGCCCACCGATTAATCTGGATGCAGTGAAGTAAAATTGATATTGATTAAACAAAAATCGTCTTCAAAATCTCAGACACATCTTTCGGTTTGGTGGCCGGGAAAAGGTGTGTTGCATTTTTGATGACAAAATCCGGTTGGGAATTTTTGATGGGGAAAACAATGTCTTTGTCTGCCAAAATCTGAATGACATCGGGAATTTTATCGAATTTCCAATGCGCGACTTTGTCCATAGACCATTTGAGGTAATAAGGGTCTTTCACTCGGAAATATTGATTTAATCTCGGATTTTTCGGGTCGAATAATTTTCTGAAAAATGAATAAAACAGAGTCGTGTTGCCATTGAAAACCCTCGTCGGAATGTATTTGATAGCGTTGGTTTTTTGACCAGCTTTTATTAGCCTTGACTTTTCTGCATCACAACGAATACTTCCCAGAATGACGATTTTTTTCGCCGGTTTCAATTTGTGAATTTCCTGTACGATAATTCCACCGAAAGAATATCCCAACAAATAGAAATCTTCCGAATCGTCTATGGATTCTGACATTCTTAAGATATATTCGTAGAAATCTTCGTTGAGATTCGGAATCAGCCAGGGAATGTGAACCACTTCAATATTTTGATTGAACGTGAGTTTTTCCAGGACTTTTTCGTCTGCGCCAAGACCGCTGATGGTATAAAGTTTCATTATTCAAATTTAATAACAAAAAAAGAGCAGAAAAAATCTGCTCTTTAAAATTATCTATTTTGGGTAAAATTATTTTACGCTGATTTTAACTTTCATATCAACTTCGTCTTTTACCATTACATCTTGCATTGTAGATTTATAAGCAACGTCAAATTTCTGTCTGTCGAAAGAGAATTTGTCAGACTCCAAAGTCACAACACCGTTTGCAGAAGTGATTTTTGCAGGGAAAGAAACTGGTGCCGTTTTACCTTTCACAGTCAGGTTTCCGTTTACCGCAAAGTTATAATCTTTGTTTGTGTTTTTCTTTACAGAAGTGATTTTGTAAGTCGCAGTCGGGAATTTTTCAACTTCGAAGAAATCACCATTTTTCAAGTGACCGTTCAGTTTTCCTTGGTATTCGCCAGATAAATCTGTAGCCGTCAAACTAGTCATATCCAATACGAAAGTTCCACCTACAACTGCTCCATTTTTAAGAACAAGGTTTCCAGATTTTACGTTTACAGTTCCATCGTGAGAAGATGCTTCTGTCTTAGCGATTTTATATCCCCACCAGTGTACGTCTGAGCTTGTCAATTTTTTTGTTTGTCCGAAAGCCAATCCGCTAACCAGTACTGCAAGTAATGCTACTTTTTTCATTATTTTTTTAATTATTTAATGATGCAAATCTACTTAGAATCATTCAAAATAAATATTGATGTATGATAAGTTTTTAAAAAATAAAGCCCACATCCGAAAATGAGGGCTTTATTTGTACATAGTTTATTGAAAAATGTTTTGATTTCTTCGGTTCATCAAACAACGAAAAAATTAGAATCTACTTACCTAATGGAATGTTGTAGCTAAATCCTACACCAATCGCGCCAGCGTTATATTTCTGGTCTGCAATCTGGCCTTTGTCACCAGTAAAAGTCTTGTTGTACTGTGCAAAGAAGTTCCAGTCACGGTTGTGGTAACCAATCTCTGGTTTGATGTAGAAACCGCCGTCTGGCCTTGTAACAGCTACGTTTTCTGCAACATAATCATCTCCAACGATGAATCCGTAACCAACATCAGCTCCGAAATAGAATCCCATTTCTTTTGGATACACTCGGAAAAGTGCTGCTACTGGAATTACTCCAAAGTCATTGTTTCTCACATCTACATTCACACCGTTGATGGCTACGTTTCTATCTTTTCCAAAATAGTTGTTGTAACCAGTGGCGATACCCAAACCAAAACCTGGCGTTACCAAATGTTGGTAAGATAAATCTACACCAAGGTTTGCAGCCGTGTTACCACCTGTAGAAACACCGCCATTCAAGCCTACTTTTAACATATTAGTCATATTTGCACTCTGTGCAGACAATAATCCTCCTGCCAAAATTCCGGCTCCTGCTATTAATTGTTTTAAAGACTTCATATTTTTAAATTTTAAATTTTACAAAGGTCTTACTTGTAAATACCGTGCCAAAGCTGAAATATTGTTTGACCAATCTAACATTAGAAAAATCAATCATCTAATTTTCAATTCATTAAAATCACAATTAAATATTAAAACTTACTCATAAACCGATATTTTCATAATTTTTGCTGTCATTATAACTTCCAATTTCTGTAATGGAAAAAATTGACAGATATGAACAACTTTCTTAAGAATAAACATTTGGCTTCCAGAGCGGGTTTTGGCGTTCATCACAATGAAATTGAGAAACTGAAGAGCAGCAATCAAAAGAAACTTTATGAGCAATTGAAGTCAACTTCCAACTATAAACCGATTGAAATTGAAGCTTATAGGATTTCGTACCAACAGTATCAGGAAATGTCCAAAGCAACGGATAAGAAACCGGTCAATCTTTATAATAAAAACCACAATGCAGCCATAGGAAAGGCTTGGCAGGATTTGATGATTAACAGTCCAAATCAGCTTCAGGAAAAGATGGCGCTTTTCTGGCACGGCCATTTTGCCACGAGGATTCAGCAATCTCTTTTTAATGTTGATATCATTAATATTTTCAGGAAGAATGCCTTGGGAAGTTTCCGGGATTTGGTCTTCGAAGTTTCAAAATCGCCTGCAATGCTGAATTTCCTTAATAATCAACAAAACAAAAAAGCAAAAGCCAACGAGAACTTCGCCCGGGAATTGATGGAACTTTTCACGCTTGGAAGAGGAAATCTTTACACGGAGCAAGATATCAAAGAATCTGCAAGAGCTTTCACAGGCTGGAGTTATGACGAAAATGGAGAATTCCGGGAAAACCTGAAACAACACGATTCTGGAGAAAAAGAATTCCTTGGAAAACGAGGAAACTTTACAGGAACCGATATCATTAATATGATTCTTGAAAAACCGGAATGCGCGGAATTTATCACCAGAAAAATTTATAAATATTTGGTCAATGAAACGCCGGACGAGAAATTAATCAAATCCTTAAGCCAGAAATTCTACGAATCGGATTACCAGATTTTGACTTTGCTCGATGAGATTTTTCTTTCCAATTGGTTTTATTCTGAGACCAATATTGGCGCAAGAGTAAAGTCTCCGATTGATTTGATTGTCGGAATCCGCAGAATAATGCCGATGGACACGAAAGACGGCAACACGATTTACAACTTCGAAAGACTCCTCGGACAACAGCTTTTGCAACCACCAAACGTCGCAGGTTGGCCTTCCGGAACAGAGTGGATTGACAGTTCTACCCTATTATTAAGGATGAAAATCCCATCTGTAATGGCTGGCTACAAAACACTCGATGTAGAACCAAAACCGAACGACGACGTGAATATGGGAAGAGGCGAAAACAAAGTGGTCGTGAACAAAAACCAAAATAAAATCAGCATCCACTGGGAAAGTATTAATAACATTTTGGATGAAGACCTGTTCAGTTTGCTCCTGCCAAATCCCACCGAAAAACTCAGAAATATGATTAATGAGTTCAATACTGATAAGAGCAAACAGCATTTGATGATTAGTATAATGTCGACGCCGGAATATCAACTTTGTTAAAAATAAGCCACTATGATTATCAATAGAAAAACCTTTATACGAACCAGCAGTCTTGCCGCCGCCTCTTTTCTATTCCCGAATTTCCTGAGTGCACTGACACTTCCGGAAGCGATTGAAATGAATGGAAAAACACTCATTATTCTTCAACTTTCTGGTGGTAATGATGGGCTGAATACGATTATTCCCATCAAAAATGATATCTATTACAGTTCAAGAAATCAAATCTCTATCAAGGAAGATGCAGCGCTTTTGCTGACGGATGAAGCGGCCATCAATCCAAGTCTGAAATATTTCAAAAACCTCTACGATAATGGTGAATTGGCGGTAATGAACAACGTTGGCTATCCGGAACCGAACAAATCGCATTTCCGAAGTATGGACATCTGGCAATCGGCAAGTGGAAGTAATGAATTTATCAATTCCGGCTGGCTTGGACGATATCTGGATGAGGCTTGCCACGACTGCACCAATCCGACGCAGGCGATTGAAGTTGATGACCTGCTAAGTCTCGCAATGAAAGGCGAAAACAAAAAAGCAATCGCTCTGAAAGATCCGAAAAAACTTTTCGATAACAGTCAGGAGTCTCTTTATAAAAAACTGGCAGTGGACAATCACGACCACGACCACGATTTGGCAAGTTACCTTTACAATACGCTTGGAAATACGGTCAACAATTCAGAATATATATTCAAAGAAAGCAAAGCGAAACCGACGGACAAAGTTTATCCTGCGACACAAATCGGAAAGGACTTCAAAACGATTGCTTCTCTCATTAAATCTGATATCAATACGCAAGTCTATTACCTTTCTGTTGGCAGTTTTGATACGCACACCAATCAAAATCAAAGGCAAAATCAGTTGTTTAAAACCATTGATGAAGCGGTGGAAGTTTTTGTGAAGGATATGAAGGAGAACGGGAAATTCAATGATGTGATGATTATGACCTTCTCAGAATTTGGGCGACGCGTGGCCCAAAATGCGAGCGACGGGACCGACCACGGAACGGCCAATCAAATGTTCTTCATTAGCGGCGGACTCAAGAAAAAAGGATTACTGAATCCTCTTCCTGACTTAACCAAACTCAATGACGGTGATTTGATTTATACCGAAGATTTCCGAAAAGTTTACGCCACAGTTCTGAAAAAATGGCTAAATACCAATGACCAAAAAATCCTTGGAAAGGATAATGGTTACTATGATTTCATTTAATTTTTAAATTCAAAAAGTATCTTTATAGTTTACATCAATCATCGATTTTGATGTAAACATTATTTTATATTTTGCACAATATAATTTTACACCATACATTTGTCCCATCAAATAATAATTAAATCATCAACAAAATGAAAACATTGTACAGCATTGGCGCTACAGCCACAGGAGGAAGAAACGGAAACGTGAAAAGTGATAACGGAATTCTTGACCTAGAAGTGAGAATGCCAAAAGGATTAGGCGGCGCAAACGACGACTTCGCCAATCCTGAAATGCTTTTCGCAGCAGGATATTCAGCTTGTTTTGACAGCGCACTCAATTTGGTCATCAAACAAAGCAAAATAGAAACTGGCGAAACAACCGTCACAGCAAAAGTTGGAATCGGACAAATCGAAAACGGTGGTTTTGGATTGGAAGCAGAATTGCACGCAAACATTCCGGGTGTTTCTTTGGAACAAGCTCAGGAATTGATTGAAAAAGCACATCAAATTTGTCCATATTCTAATGCTACAAGAGGAAATATGGAAGTAAAATTGACGGTTAGCAACGACTAAAATCTGCTTGCCCAAACTCGTCCTCAGACTCAGTTCAGGATGACACAGAAATAAAATCTGTTATCTTTGAAAATTGCAAACGATTAAATTAAAAAGTCCAATATGGAAGATTTACTAAAACTCGACAAGCAACTTTGCTTTTCCGTCTACGTATTACACCGCGAAATAATGCAGTGTTATCGACCAATCCTAAAAGATATTGGCTTGACATATCCGCAATACATCGCAATGATGACGCTTTGGGAAAAGGATGATTTGACAGTCAACCAAGTTGGAGAAATCTTGCAATTGGATAATGGAACTTTGACACCGTTGCTGAAACGTCTGGAATCCAAAGATTATCTGACTCGCAAACGAAGCAAAGAAGACGAGCGTGTGGTGAAAATCCACCTTACAGAAAAAGGCAGAAAGCTGAAGGAAAAAGCCACTTGCATCCCAATCGAATTGGCGAAAGCAATGAACTTGAGTCTGGAAGAAATGATGCAACTGAAGGCTTTATCCGATAAAGTCGTCAAACAGATCAATGAGTAACAAAAAGCGCTATTGGGAAATCCGAATAGCGCTTTTTTTATTTTTAATGGAACTGAATTAATATTCAAAAAGGACACTTCCCCAAGTGAATCCACTTCCAAAAGCGGACATACAAACCAAATCGCCGCGTTTCATTCTGCCTTCCAAGATGGCTTCACTCAAAGCAATTGGAATAGATGCAGCAGTCGTATTTCCGTATTTTTGGATATTTACGAAGACTTTTTCGTCTGGCAAATGCAACAATTGCTGAACGTATTGTGCAATTCTGATATTCGCCTGGTGTGGAATGAGTAAATCCAAATCGTCAATCTTCTTACCTGCTTTTTCCAAAGCTTCCAAAATCGTTTCTGGGAATCTGGTCACAGCGTGTTTGAAAACGAAGTTTCCGTTCATTACTGGATAGATATCTTCTGAGGTTACAGAGTCTGGGTTTGTCAGTAAAGTATCGCTCCATCCCAATTTGGTTCCAGGAAATTTCACGGCAAGTTCTTCTGCATATTTCCCTTCGGAATGCATATTGACAGACAAGATTCCTTTCGCATTGGCATCTTCACTGGCTGATAAAACCACTGCCCCAGCGCCATCTCCGAAGATGACAGAAACACCTCGGCCAGCATCAGAAAAATCCAGTCCAAAAGAGTGGATCTCTGCACCGACTACCAAAACATTCTTGTACAATCCAGATTTGATGAAAGCATCTGCAACGCTCATCGCATAGACGAATCCTGAACACTGATTTCTAACATCCAAGGCGCCTATCGTTCCACAACCCAACAAATCCTGCAAAAGAACACCTGAACCTGGAAAATAGTAATCCGGAGAAAGCGTTGCAAAAACAATATAATCAATGTCTTGGGCGGTAAGGTTGGCGTTTTTCAGAGCAATCTCTGATGCTTTGAAACCGTAGAAAGAAGTCGTCTCTTCGGAATCGACGCGATTCTTGCGGTGTCTTCTTTCTTTGATGCCTGTTCTCTCGGTGATCCACTCATCGTTCGTGGTCATCAGTTTGGAAAGGTCATCGTTGGTCACGATATTTTCAGGAACGTAATGTCCTACTCCTGAGATTACACTTTTGATCATTTTGGTATTTTAAAAGTACCTGCAAAAATAATTATTTTATTTGTTACATAGGTTTTTTATTGGAAGTTAGAATTGAGAGGTTAGATACTAGACTGATTCACAAGCAAATAAATAATACACAATGGATAGTTCTTTGTCTTGACACAAAAGAACCAAAAAGTCAAGACGGGGAAACTCAGCTAAAATTTTAAATAAATTCCTAAAAAATCCAAACTTGCTGCCAGCGCATTTCCAGCATCAGCTTCAAACAGTGGATTTTTCTTAACGCAATTTCTTTAAAATTTCTTAACGCTTCCGTTTCCAATGTCGAAGCAGGTGAAAGCTTCAATGGATGACAAATCTTGATTGTTGCGAAGCGCAGCCCGGCTTGAACGGAAATCCTTTTTTGCTTTGACTTAATGTTCTCCTTAAACCGAAATGGTCTGCAAAAAAGATTGGGAGTGGAAGACGGATAAAGCTGCCCAAATAATTTGAATGACCGATTTGTATCAAGTGATTGTAATTTTATTTAGTTTTGCGATATGCCAATCGAACAGAAATACAAATCAAAGCACTGGGAATGGGTGGATGTCACGGCTCCCACCGAGGAAGACCTGCAGTTCCTGCATCAGCGTTATCACATCAATTACCTGCTTTTGGAGGATACGATAGACCCAAACCACCTTCCAAAATACGAGGAAGTGGGCGATGTGAAGTTCTTTCTGACCCGCGAATCCACCGACCTGGAGAAGAGAACGCTGAACACCATCAGTGATATCAGCAGTAAGCTCGGCATATTCTTGCTACCAAAACTCATCATCACCACGCACCGGACCAAGAGCAAAAGCATCAATGAACTATGCTCGGAATTGGACAAGGAAGATATCGATTCGGTCAAAATAGATGATCTGGCCTTGCGATTGGCTCTCAAGATCATGAAAAGTTTTGATGACGAAAGTGCCAGTCTGCTGGAAGTGATGGATGCGATGGAGAACGAGATCTTCCTGAAAAACACCAACGATTCTGTACAGATCAGAAGACTCTATAAACTGAAACGCAAGTCTGGCCTCAATACCAGGATCTTGAATATGTCCGGCGAATGGATCTCGAAATTCAAAACCCTGGACCTGGAGGATGTTCAGGTGATGGACCTCATCGACAAGCAGAAGGATGTGATCGCAG belongs to Chryseobacterium sp. KACC 21268 and includes:
- a CDS encoding cupin domain-containing protein; its protein translation is MKRRNFITATLLSIPAFSFAGFNFWGNKTIRNTTKKGFLIRANESRFDGVQKTMTNDLLRCVISNKDSDGQLLFGTTMPDALRRKGGPPLHIHKHQEEVFFVLSGEFLIQIGDEIFTAKTGDAAFIPRGTPHTFANPIENNPGTLISMHFPGSNEMESYFKTIASGKFPEESEANQTDVGPPINLDAVK
- a CDS encoding alpha/beta hydrolase; this encodes MKLYTISGLGADEKVLEKLTFNQNIEVVHIPWLIPNLNEDFYEYILRMSESIDDSEDFYLLGYSFGGIIVQEIHKLKPAKKIVILGSIRCDAEKSRLIKAGQKTNAIKYIPTRVFNGNTTLFYSFFRKLFDPKNPRLNQYFRVKDPYYLKWSMDKVAHWKFDKIPDVIQILADKDIVFPIKNSQPDFVIKNATHLFPATKPKDVSEILKTIFV
- a CDS encoding YceI family protein; this encodes MKKVALLAVLVSGLAFGQTKKLTSSDVHWWGYKIAKTEASSHDGTVNVKSGNLVLKNGAVVGGTFVLDMTSLTATDLSGEYQGKLNGHLKNGDFFEVEKFPTATYKITSVKKNTNKDYNFAVNGNLTVKGKTAPVSFPAKITSANGVVTLESDKFSFDRQKFDVAYKSTMQDVMVKDEVDMKVKISVK
- a CDS encoding DUF1800 domain-containing protein; this translates as MNNFLKNKHLASRAGFGVHHNEIEKLKSSNQKKLYEQLKSTSNYKPIEIEAYRISYQQYQEMSKATDKKPVNLYNKNHNAAIGKAWQDLMINSPNQLQEKMALFWHGHFATRIQQSLFNVDIINIFRKNALGSFRDLVFEVSKSPAMLNFLNNQQNKKAKANENFARELMELFTLGRGNLYTEQDIKESARAFTGWSYDENGEFRENLKQHDSGEKEFLGKRGNFTGTDIINMILEKPECAEFITRKIYKYLVNETPDEKLIKSLSQKFYESDYQILTLLDEIFLSNWFYSETNIGARVKSPIDLIVGIRRIMPMDTKDGNTIYNFERLLGQQLLQPPNVAGWPSGTEWIDSSTLLLRMKIPSVMAGYKTLDVEPKPNDDVNMGRGENKVVVNKNQNKISIHWESINNILDEDLFSLLLPNPTEKLRNMINEFNTDKSKQHLMISIMSTPEYQLC
- a CDS encoding DUF1501 domain-containing protein — translated: MIINRKTFIRTSSLAAASFLFPNFLSALTLPEAIEMNGKTLIILQLSGGNDGLNTIIPIKNDIYYSSRNQISIKEDAALLLTDEAAINPSLKYFKNLYDNGELAVMNNVGYPEPNKSHFRSMDIWQSASGSNEFINSGWLGRYLDEACHDCTNPTQAIEVDDLLSLAMKGENKKAIALKDPKKLFDNSQESLYKKLAVDNHDHDHDLASYLYNTLGNTVNNSEYIFKESKAKPTDKVYPATQIGKDFKTIASLIKSDINTQVYYLSVGSFDTHTNQNQRQNQLFKTIDEAVEVFVKDMKENGKFNDVMIMTFSEFGRRVAQNASDGTDHGTANQMFFISGGLKKKGLLNPLPDLTKLNDGDLIYTEDFRKVYATVLKKWLNTNDQKILGKDNGYYDFI
- a CDS encoding organic hydroperoxide resistance protein, with the protein product MKTLYSIGATATGGRNGNVKSDNGILDLEVRMPKGLGGANDDFANPEMLFAAGYSACFDSALNLVIKQSKIETGETTVTAKVGIGQIENGGFGLEAELHANIPGVSLEQAQELIEKAHQICPYSNATRGNMEVKLTVSND
- a CDS encoding MarR family transcriptional regulator, giving the protein MEDLLKLDKQLCFSVYVLHREIMQCYRPILKDIGLTYPQYIAMMTLWEKDDLTVNQVGEILQLDNGTLTPLLKRLESKDYLTRKRSKEDERVVKIHLTEKGRKLKEKATCIPIELAKAMNLSLEEMMQLKALSDKVVKQINE
- a CDS encoding ketoacyl-ACP synthase III, translated to MIKSVISGVGHYVPENIVTNDDLSKLMTTNDEWITERTGIKERRHRKNRVDSEETTSFYGFKASEIALKNANLTAQDIDYIVFATLSPDYYFPGSGVLLQDLLGCGTIGALDVRNQCSGFVYAMSVADAFIKSGLYKNVLVVGAEIHSFGLDFSDAGRGVSVIFGDGAGAVVLSASEDANAKGILSVNMHSEGKYAEELAVKFPGTKLGWSDTLLTNPDSVTSEDIYPVMNGNFVFKHAVTRFPETILEALEKAGKKIDDLDLLIPHQANIRIAQYVQQLLHLPDEKVFVNIQKYGNTTAASIPIALSEAILEGRMKRGDLVCMSAFGSGFTWGSVLFEY
- a CDS encoding CorA family divalent cation transporter; this translates as MPIEQKYKSKHWEWVDVTAPTEEDLQFLHQRYHINYLLLEDTIDPNHLPKYEEVGDVKFFLTRESTDLEKRTLNTISDISSKLGIFLLPKLIITTHRTKSKSINELCSELDKEDIDSVKIDDLALRLALKIMKSFDDESASLLEVMDAMENEIFLKNTNDSVQIRRLYKLKRKSGLNTRILNMSGEWISKFKTLDLEDVQVMDLIDKQKDVIADFDHLNAQTTNLISMFLALSDQKANQVMKLLAIYSVYFLPITFIAGVYGMNFDNMPELHHKHGYFITIGVMLTIVAVTFIYMRRKRW